A region of the Oceanihabitans sp. IOP_32 genome:
TTATATTTCGTGGGTAGATCACGGTGGTGTAACGCTAATAACTGATACTGAATTGAAAGAATGGCAAGCCACTCCTAAGATTATTTACACCGAAACTTTCGGACATGTTTATGCTTCTGATGAGCCAGATGCACCAATAATTTCAGACATTGTTCTGGGGTCTCAATTAAAGCTAGTAAACACCAAAAAAGACAGCTATAAAGTTAGCTATCCAGACAATCGCATAGGCTATATTAAAAAGGAAGAAGCCATGCCTTATAACGTATGGCTTGACATCTTAGAACCTTCTGCAGACCTCATAGAGACTACTGCCATGAAGTTTATAGGCGCTCCGTATTTATGGGGTGGCACCTCTACTAAAGGTATGGATTGTAGCGGTTTTACCAAAACTGTTTTTTTTATGAATGGTTTTGTGATTCCGCGAGATGCTTCACAGCAAATTAATGCGGGTAAATTGGTTGATGAGGATTTAAGGTTTGACAACCTACAAAAAGGAGATTTACTTTTTTTTGGTAAAAAAGCGACCGATAGCACAAAACAACGCACTACCCATGTTGGTATTTGGCTAAACAACGCTAATAATGAATTTATTCACGCTTCAGGTCGGGTAAAAATTAACTCGATAAATCCTGAAGCCCCAAATTATGACGCTCTTAATAAAAACAGATATTTAGGGGCAAAACGGTATTTAGGAGTCGATGACAGGCTTATTAAAAATTTAAAAGAACACCACAACCTAACGCCTTAAGATTTAGCCAAATATTTCAGGTCTAAAAATATATACTCAAAATAAAAACATCCCAAAGTTTTCGAACCCTGGGATGTTTTAGTATTAAAACTAATGCCTATAAACTTAGCGCTTAGTATGCGCTACTTTTTTCATGGCATAAGACATTTTTAAATCTTCCAGAACATTTAAAGCTTCTTCAATATACACATCTTTACT
Encoded here:
- a CDS encoding C40 family peptidase, which encodes MKHYIIILALLFLVSCNKQETSYQNNFEHIKDSLKTIYAPDTRVEVYHINLTKQEKTLLVTGETTNADVISALSSSLLKAIDTSGNLNIDFDIDLLPNTSVGETKYALVNNSVANIRSKPKHSAELATQAILGTVLNVLKIEGDFYLVQTPDRYISWVDHGGVTLITDTELKEWQATPKIIYTETFGHVYASDEPDAPIISDIVLGSQLKLVNTKKDSYKVSYPDNRIGYIKKEEAMPYNVWLDILEPSADLIETTAMKFIGAPYLWGGTSTKGMDCSGFTKTVFFMNGFVIPRDASQQINAGKLVDEDLRFDNLQKGDLLFFGKKATDSTKQRTTHVGIWLNNANNEFIHASGRVKINSINPEAPNYDALNKNRYLGAKRYLGVDDRLIKNLKEHHNLTP